The Mytilus galloprovincialis chromosome 3, xbMytGall1.hap1.1, whole genome shotgun sequence genomic interval atatatcattgaaagcATCTGTCAATGATCCATATATGATAAATGGTTAATGCTTGGATGTTTAACTAATAGTTAACCTACACTAATACAATGCAATCTTGTAaaaacatggttttttttatgtgtatatatcATAGAACGCATCTGTCAATGATCCATATATAATAAATGGTTAATGCTTGGATTTTTAACTAATAGTTAACCTACACTAATACAATGAAATCTTgtaaaaagatgtttttttatgtgtatatatcATAGAACGCATCTTTCAATGAACCATATATAATAAATGGTTAATGCTTGGATTTTTAACTAATAGTTAAATAATAATTCTTAAACTTATAGTTAACCTACACTGAAAAACAATGAAGTCTGCTAAATAGATTGTCACTCCCTTGGTACTactaaaaagtaataaatttatacctAATATGCAGATAAGTTCCCAAAATACACCTGCCTAACCACTATTCCTTTTTAAATCAATAGTGAAACAAActgaagtaaaaataaatttttaatttaaaagcgAGACAATTCATCATCAATGGTTAAGATACACAAAATGATGATGTTACCACCCATGCATATCAACTGACGTATTAATTCGAAATCTGCACGCAATATAGGTCAATATTAGATAGGCATTAAATATTATTCAAATGTACACATTCATATATTTGTTTGGATTAATAATTTTTATGTAACTAAAACAGTGTTATGAATCTCCTCCTATGGTTTAGGAAAGTATTAGCTCTAAGGTAGGAACTTTAAATAAGGTATAATAAGATCAAAACAGAGAGCAATTTTGATGTATAATTAAAACTTATCTGAATATTTCACTTTTAAGAGAACTTTCAGTAATATTAAACTCATCATATAGATACCAGCTATAATAAAGCTgcatgtttacttttttttaacattctgttaattgttttttttttttttttttttttttttttttttttttttttttttttttttttttttatctttttatgttttaCCCAGATTAGTGCGTCATGCGCCAAatcttatcaaattttattttaattttcatttttaatattttattcataatacATTGAGCTATTTCGTTTCATGTAGGATATTGGGGCTAACATACACACTTGTATATTAGATGATTTTAACTTTAACATAATGATTATTTACTTTTGTGTGTCTGATAAACAAACATACACCAGACGCGCTGTTTGACTGTTGTGTGATTTCTTTTTTCCGTGAATTGGtattatgtttgatatttatttagAAGACAATTTGAATATTAGATATAAATTTAAGAAAGTATGTAATAAACATGTACCGACCTTGACGAAGAATTAATTTTGAATTTGGCActgaaaatgagaaaaataaatgtgaagtagaaaaaataaatatttgtcagCAATCTGTTCGTCTATATATTGAAAAGTAAGCTACAATGGAATTCCTTTTAACCGCAGGCAGTTTTGAGTGAATAATAAATATCAATCAACTGTCTTCGTGAAggaataattacaatacacaatGAGCAAATAATGTAAACAGGGTATTTGAGCCAAACACAAAAATTAGGCCAAAACGATAATCAGGTCGTACGGTGGCTTATGATTGCTTAAAGCTACGCTATTTGAAACAATATTTATCTTATGAAATATGTTTACTTTTTCATTACTTTACAAAGATGTGAAAGATTTATCGATGTGACAGCAAACATCGAACACAAATAACAATGAAAAGTTTAGTGGTCAAAACTCTATTTATGGTTGCTGAACTATAGACCAACATTAATTAATTGTATAtagcttcttttttatatcatatatatgtatttgaaatttgaaaatatgctGTTAATGCTTTGATTTGCTACATTGTATTATTTGATTGTGTTTTCTTctacttttttgattggcttctagtatcttactttattttcataatttttttaacttttaaaactgAACAGTAGAAATATCAGTTTAAAGGATGCTTCAAGGCGAAAACAAACCATATAGAAAAAAACCAATATCACAAAAGGAAATATAATGTATTACATTCTAAACTCCGTAATTATAATAAGTATAAAACAAAGAATTGTGGTATAATTGCTTCAGAGACAAATATTCATCAAAGACCAGATGAGGCATCTGCCGTATAAATAATCAGATGTTTTAGATAACACCTATTAATTTGAGATTATCAAATCAGTTGTATAATTTAAAGGattaataacatttatttttgtttcaatctTTTCATCAACACGGTGAGAGCAAATTGAATGTATttcttttataaacattttttcacTGAACagtttatcatttaattttgccatttgattagggactttccgttttgaattcagtattaatgtgattttactttttgcaataaGCTTGCAATACAAGTATGTATATAACTAGGGTTGAAAACATGAAAAAGGATATGACCAATATACAATTGCTGAAACTGTATGAGGAGAGTCTTTAGAATTACACAACAATGAAGTGCGATTTTTCAAGAACTCCGTACGGATACATTGCGTTAAAGCTTTTTCTAAACTACTGATTTTATTACAAGTGCTTAATCATAGCTATCATTTTATTGGGTTTTATTTTGACAGGTTAagagttttatataaaaatagtgTTGGAAGGAAATTCTTTAATAAGAATATATTTACATAATCATCGTTAATTATGTGTCTTATATTTCAGTTCTGAATTGTTTgctatattttacaatatcataataactttttatatatatttaataatgagttattagatataggaagatgtggtatgagtgcaaatgagactaccttccatccaaataacaatttataaaagtaaaccattataggtcaattatATTGTCTGAATCACTAGAATAACTAGAAAAAATTTTTATGCTTCGAAAGTaattataatgtaaaaaataaaatcataacacGTGTTGAAAAGTCCTATATTCAAACGTCAGGTAAAATGATTTCAAATATCTGAAGCAAAGGTATAGCCGAATCAAAATGAGCGATTAGCATTTAGACAGATGGAAAAATGCTTTGTGGATCTATCATTACAGACATATTTAGCTTTTTGATTTGCCCAAAGTCATATAATTTGGCTTGGGAATTAAGAACTTAAACCATATTAGATTTACGAGATGACGATTTTGAAATGTCATTCAAACCATATAACTACATACGGctattgaaatatttacttttttttttaaccagaaCGGAAATTACAACAGTGAGATTGAAGTCAAAACGACAATATTATATAACGTGATACCGAACGAAAGAACAATCCCATAACAGATAACAGATATACAAACAAGGAACTACTTAATCCTACCTGAATAATATCGAGAGTGCCATAAATAagactaaaatatatatatctatatttgaagATATGGACTGATAAAGATTGTTCTTGATAACGAAATCaatgtttgaaatttgaaaaggAACAAATATGACGAACATTTCTTGTAGCGTGGTCAATTGTGTAATTTCAACTTCAAAGGAATTGAAAGATGGTTATGATTTACCTGTATATGGACTAGATAATGGTTCGTTTTATAACATTCACGTGCCAGCACTAGTTTGCATATTTTTAAGTTTGATCAGCGCTGTATCGGTCATTAGCTACTCATTTTACAATCAACACATATCTACTTTCTTTGAGTGGACAAGATGTGAAAGATTTGCTGTTTATATGGCAATATGCGATGGTCTTTTTAATATTTCTCATTTTTCTGACCATTTGCATATCGTTCTTACAAAGAGTCTACCAACACCAAAAGTGTTGTGTACTTTCTATGGATTTTTGTTGGCGGAGTTCATAACAGCTCAGAACTTATTGGTCAGTAACGTTGCCATTAAtgtttttgtattgattttttttcgaaaaaaaataaactttggGTTAAGAGATTACCGACTTCTTTGTGTCATTTTCTTACTTCCTGCATTGGGACTGACAGTGGTTGCTGCTTTAGGACAGCTCGGTCCAAATGGAAGTTTGTAAGTATACATACAAAGTATCAGGGTAAACGTAATTGATTACTCTAAAAgcttaatttgtttaatatttgctgTTTGCTTATCTTTCAAGTGCAAAACGTTTC includes:
- the LOC143069223 gene encoding uncharacterized protein LOC143069223; translation: MTNISCSVVNCVISTSKELKDGYDLPVYGLDNGSFYNIHVPALVCIFLSLISAVSVISYSFYNQHISTFFEWTRCERFAVYMAICDGLFNISHFSDHLHIVLTKSLPTPKVLCTFYGFLLAEFITAQNLLVSNVAINVFVLIFFRKKINFGLRDYRLLCVIFLLPALGLTVVAALGQLGPNGSFCYFDGVTGQIANFIFTTILLCFILISNIILYVMSLVRIYKETQAIKKTLGKSYKSLEASHRAAKTMSLFVTAFLVQWWAMAMYGIWQWVTDVPQLLFNFVTTFSNIGGILNGIVFIIIVRRKRVELDSIKKKPDIKELTKQQAVIMQQLSNQV